The following proteins come from a genomic window of Nitrospira sp.:
- a CDS encoding Oxidoreductase, FAD/FMN-binding, with protein MNRSIPDRSEQQAGHVTAHGCPASTDHDREVPEIDLLSTLTIRGITLRNRIAMSPMCQYVAVEGLASDWHLVHLGSRAVGGAALVMVEATAVTPDGRISPGDMGIWGDQHIEPLARIARFVHSQGAVAGIQLAHAGRKASCEPPWKGGASLKTSEVGGWTVLGPSPIPFNDGDPTPTPLDEAGIDEIVAAFETAARRAIVAGFQVIEIHAAHGYLLHEFLSPLSNRRTDHYGRSLENRMRFLLRVAERLRQLLPAELPLFVRISATDWVDGGWDVEQSVVLARHLKDLGVDLIDVSSGGLVPKARIPVAKGYQVPFARKIRDEAAIMTGAVGMITEPHHADEIVTGGDADLVFIARELLREPYWALKAQQELGEEPSWPTPYGYAVKRRAK; from the coding sequence ATGAATAGATCCATACCCGATCGATCAGAGCAGCAAGCCGGTCATGTCACGGCTCACGGATGTCCAGCCAGTACGGATCACGACCGGGAAGTCCCGGAGATCGACTTGCTCAGCACGCTGACGATCCGGGGAATTACGCTTCGAAACCGAATCGCGATGTCTCCTATGTGCCAGTATGTCGCGGTTGAAGGACTCGCAAGCGATTGGCATCTGGTCCACCTTGGAAGCCGTGCCGTCGGCGGGGCGGCGCTGGTGATGGTCGAGGCCACGGCCGTCACCCCGGACGGCAGGATTTCGCCTGGGGATATGGGGATCTGGGGAGATCAGCATATCGAGCCGCTTGCGCGCATAGCGCGATTTGTTCATTCTCAAGGAGCGGTTGCCGGCATTCAGTTGGCCCATGCCGGACGGAAGGCCAGTTGTGAGCCGCCCTGGAAAGGAGGAGCGAGCCTGAAGACGTCTGAGGTAGGTGGGTGGACCGTCCTCGGTCCCAGTCCGATACCATTCAATGACGGTGATCCAACCCCGACGCCTCTCGACGAGGCCGGTATTGATGAGATTGTCGCCGCTTTCGAGACAGCGGCTCGTCGAGCCATAGTGGCCGGATTCCAGGTGATCGAGATCCACGCCGCCCACGGGTATTTACTACACGAGTTTCTGTCACCCTTGAGTAATCGTCGGACAGACCATTACGGTAGGAGTCTGGAGAACCGGATGCGGTTTTTGCTCCGAGTTGCCGAACGCCTGCGGCAACTGTTGCCGGCGGAACTTCCTCTATTTGTCCGGATTTCCGCCACTGACTGGGTAGACGGGGGGTGGGATGTCGAGCAATCGGTGGTCCTGGCCAGACATTTGAAAGACCTCGGCGTCGATCTCATCGACGTCTCCTCCGGGGGGCTGGTTCCCAAGGCACGTATCCCGGTGGCTAAGGGATACCAAGTTCCATTCGCTCGAAAGATCCGGGATGAGGCCGCCATCATGACCGGTGCGGTCGGGATGATCACCGAACCTCACCATGCCGATGAGATCGTAACCGGCGGGGATGCCGATCTGGTGTTCATCGCTCGGGAACTGCTCCGGGAGCCGTACTGGGCGCTCAAGGCGCAGCAAGAGCTCGGCGAAGAACCTTCATGGCCGACCCCCTATGGGTATGCGGTCAAGCGGCGAGCGAAGTAG
- a CDS encoding Methylated-DNA--protein-cysteine methyltransferase, protein MLYYDYYQSPRGRILLVADGQALRGIYFTGQKYHPRIDKKWKRADGHGPLRQAKRELSEYFEGKRTRFTVEVAPQGTPFQRAVWKAIAGVRFGQTIAYGELAERAGYPGSARAAGAATGRNPISIIVPCHRIVGSNGSLTGYAGGLEKKRALLALEGCV, encoded by the coding sequence ATGTTGTACTACGACTACTATCAAAGTCCCCGTGGACGTATATTGCTGGTTGCCGATGGCCAAGCGTTGAGGGGCATCTATTTCACCGGGCAGAAATATCACCCTCGCATCGATAAGAAGTGGAAACGCGCCGACGGGCATGGGCCGTTACGTCAGGCCAAGCGGGAGCTGTCGGAATATTTCGAGGGCAAGCGGACCCGGTTTACAGTCGAAGTCGCGCCGCAGGGCACACCGTTCCAGCGCGCGGTGTGGAAGGCGATTGCGGGGGTTCGGTTCGGTCAAACCATCGCGTATGGCGAACTGGCGGAGCGCGCAGGTTATCCCGGTAGCGCACGAGCGGCCGGAGCAGCCACCGGCCGCAACCCGATCAGCATCATTGTGCCCTGCCATCGCATCGTCGGCTCGAACGGTTCGCTTACCGGCTACGCCGGGGGCTTGGAGAAAAAGCGCGCCCTCCTGGCGTTGGAAGGGTGTGTCTAG
- a CDS encoding helix-turn-helix domain-containing protein, whose protein sequence is MASRPPFAVVIMAPMTLDPTTCYRALRARDARFDGRFFVAVSSTRIYCRSVCTVKPPRFENCRFYPSAAAAEVVGYRPCLRCRPELAPGNASVDATTRVAQAAVSLIEDRALDSDGLVGVASSLGITERHLRRVFGAEFGVSPVEFAQTQRLLLAKRLLTDTSLPVTEVAFASGFGSLRRFNALFRQRYRLQPGQLRQRASEKAMPVADVLRFELSFRPPYDWPAMEAFLGARAIDGVEMLDGSCYRRTVRVAAEGRDHLGWVEIGLSQKKPALHVVVSSSLARVLPPLLARIKALMDLSCNPTEVAGVLGELAQRRPGMRVPGAFDGFEVAVRTIIGQQVTVAAARTIAGRFAAALGDPIETPFEALTTIFPSAARVAGVAVDLIARLGMPAARARTVIALARAVADGDLILTPHTDLHATLERLRTLPGVGEWTTQYIAMRALAWPDAFPHTDLGVMKALKEKHARRVLEAGEAWRPWRAYAVMQLWHSLTKE, encoded by the coding sequence ATGGCGAGCAGACCTCCGTTCGCCGTCGTTATAATGGCACCCATGACGCTCGATCCCACCACCTGCTACCGCGCATTACGGGCGCGCGATGCGCGCTTCGACGGACGATTCTTCGTCGCCGTCTCATCCACGCGCATCTATTGCCGATCCGTCTGTACGGTAAAGCCGCCCAGATTCGAGAACTGCCGCTTCTATCCGAGCGCCGCCGCGGCGGAAGTAGTCGGCTACCGGCCTTGTCTGCGTTGCCGTCCCGAACTTGCGCCTGGCAATGCGAGCGTGGATGCGACCACTCGCGTGGCACAGGCTGCCGTGAGCCTGATCGAAGATCGTGCACTCGACTCTGACGGATTGGTGGGCGTCGCATCGAGCCTGGGCATCACCGAGCGGCATTTGCGCCGGGTGTTCGGTGCCGAGTTCGGCGTCTCGCCCGTCGAGTTCGCTCAGACACAGCGTCTCCTTCTCGCCAAACGCCTGCTCACCGATACCAGTTTGCCGGTCACCGAAGTAGCGTTCGCGAGTGGCTTTGGAAGCCTGCGACGTTTCAACGCGCTCTTCAGGCAGCGATATCGCTTGCAACCCGGACAGTTGCGACAGCGCGCAAGTGAGAAAGCGATGCCGGTCGCCGATGTCCTGCGTTTCGAGCTCAGTTTCCGCCCGCCCTACGACTGGCCGGCAATGGAAGCGTTTCTCGGTGCGCGAGCCATTGACGGTGTCGAGATGCTCGATGGCTCGTGTTATCGCCGCACTGTGCGTGTGGCAGCAGAGGGCAGGGACCATTTGGGATGGGTCGAGATCGGATTGTCTCAAAAAAAGCCGGCACTGCATGTCGTCGTCTCTTCATCGCTCGCCAGGGTTCTGCCTCCATTGCTTGCGCGTATCAAGGCGCTCATGGATCTCTCCTGCAATCCGACCGAAGTAGCAGGCGTGTTGGGGGAGCTGGCGCAGCGTCGTCCCGGCATGCGCGTCCCGGGTGCATTCGACGGATTCGAAGTCGCAGTACGGACGATTATCGGGCAACAAGTGACTGTTGCTGCGGCACGGACCATCGCGGGCCGCTTTGCCGCCGCGCTCGGAGATCCGATCGAGACGCCGTTTGAGGCACTGACGACGATATTCCCTTCTGCGGCGCGTGTGGCCGGCGTGGCCGTCGACCTCATCGCGCGCTTGGGCATGCCGGCGGCGCGCGCACGCACCGTGATTGCGCTCGCGCGTGCCGTAGCGGACGGCGATTTGATCTTAACGCCTCACACAGATCTCCACGCGACACTGGAACGGCTGCGTACGCTGCCCGGCGTAGGGGAGTGGACGACGCAGTACATCGCGATGCGGGCGCTGGCATGGCCGGATGCATTTCCTCATACCGATCTCGGCGTCATGAAGGCGCTGAAGGAGAAGCATGCGCGCCGCGTGCTCGAAGCCGGTGAAGCCTGGCGGCCGTGGCGCGCGTATGCCGTGATGCAGCTCTGGCATTCACTGACCAAGGAGTAA
- a CDS encoding Carbonic anhydrase, beta class, with product MQVPKPVSRREFLRLSGLAAGASGIALSTLSTIVRAADLPMEGKDADAVLAQLLEGNKRFMKGDLAHPRRKPEDFVPLAAGQAPLTVIVCCADSRVAPELIFDQGVGDLFVVRVAGNVIAGSGASVKGSIEYAVAELDVRLIVVLGHSQCGAVKAAIKHIDDKDALPGSIGDLVDLIRPAVAAVKGIPGNMLDNAIKSNVERGVERLKRLEPILAGSVRKGTLKVVGAVYDLYNGKVTTFG from the coding sequence ATGCAAGTTCCGAAACCGGTGTCCCGGCGTGAGTTCTTGCGGCTTTCCGGACTAGCGGCCGGCGCGTCCGGTATTGCCCTTTCAACGCTTTCGACGATAGTGCGGGCCGCCGACCTACCTATGGAAGGAAAGGATGCGGATGCGGTGCTGGCTCAATTGCTCGAGGGCAATAAGCGGTTTATGAAGGGGGATCTCGCCCACCCGCGCCGGAAGCCGGAGGACTTCGTGCCGCTTGCAGCGGGTCAGGCCCCACTCACCGTTATCGTCTGCTGTGCGGACTCACGGGTTGCGCCTGAATTGATTTTCGATCAAGGCGTGGGAGATTTATTCGTGGTCCGCGTGGCCGGAAACGTGATCGCCGGCTCGGGTGCTTCTGTGAAGGGAAGCATCGAGTATGCGGTCGCCGAACTCGATGTACGGCTGATCGTGGTGTTGGGTCATAGCCAATGCGGCGCAGTCAAAGCTGCCATCAAGCATATTGATGATAAGGATGCTCTGCCAGGTTCCATCGGCGATCTTGTCGATCTGATCAGGCCGGCTGTGGCAGCGGTAAAGGGTATACCGGGCAACATGCTCGATAATGCCATCAAATCCAATGTAGAGCGGGGTGTGGAGCGGCTCAAGCGCCTGGAGCCGATTCTGGCCGGTTCGGTAAGGAAGGGAACGCTGAAGGTCGTCGGCGCCGTCTACGACTTATACAACGGCAAGGTCACGACGTTCGGATGA
- a CDS encoding Formate hydrogenlyase transcriptional activator — MPLEPRQTDTSYYTAPMDSISASPCDTLMERYQALLEVAEAISVHRDLHELFRDLVQRLPRVVHVNFVSLSLHDPMRNHIRLQTIQANVPAELLGGHEEPVDETPAGLVFLTQQPVLVPNLADEHRWPKVLSRMQEDGVNSFCVVPLTTAVRRLGAMGFSSLRKEAYSESDVEFFRQVGKQVAVAVDNVLHHQDLAHDRDRLRLLLEVTESIALHHDADRLLHDLAQRLPRIVPFDYINIVLHDPAKKVMRLRLLVTSMPATIKPGLELPIEESPGGLVWKTQQPLTVPDVAREDRFPQLITMLRENGVQSFCAVPLTTANQRLGALGFGSLERRTYDSSEIEFMHQVAKQVAIAVENALNYERAQSTQSQLTRERDHQRLLLEVNNAVITHLDLNDLFTAVSECLREVIQHDGSSLLLCDEETGKWRIHVLDFQRNESFIEEGTMEESTESPSCLAINTGKAALFRERDLKEMAISSPCAQDLLDRGVKSFCSLPLLAHKRTLGALNVGRRGDDGFTSEDVELLSQVAQQVAIAVENALAYKQIAQLKDKLTEEKLYLEEEIQTDYNFEEIVGESRALTHVLKQVKTVAPTDSTVLILGETGSGKELVARALHNLSNRRERTFVKLNCAAIPTGLLESELFGHEKGAFTGAIATKVGRFELADRGTLFLDEVGEIPLELQVKLLRVLQEQEFERLGGTRTIRTNVRVVAATNRDLAQMVEEQKFRSDLYYRLKVFPVTVPPLRERPDDIPLLVRHFAQKFSQRMKKHVETIPSEAMKALQNYSWPGNVRELENFVERAVILTHGSDLYVSLAELKQTPNHVEHSGAITLEQAEREHILRTLRESSWIIGGTMGAAAKLGMKRTTLQSKMQKLGIARPR, encoded by the coding sequence ATGCCCCTTGAGCCGCGGCAAACTGATACGTCATACTACACTGCACCGATGGATTCGATTTCAGCATCGCCTTGCGACACACTGATGGAGCGGTACCAGGCACTACTGGAAGTCGCGGAAGCGATCTCTGTGCACCGCGACCTCCACGAACTCTTTCGAGATCTCGTTCAACGGCTCCCCCGCGTGGTGCATGTGAATTTCGTCTCTCTCTCATTGCATGACCCGATGCGCAACCATATCCGCCTCCAAACCATTCAAGCGAACGTGCCGGCTGAGCTCTTGGGCGGCCATGAGGAACCTGTCGATGAGACTCCGGCCGGCTTGGTTTTCCTCACACAACAGCCGGTCCTCGTACCGAACCTGGCCGACGAACATCGTTGGCCGAAGGTCCTTTCTCGTATGCAGGAGGACGGCGTCAATTCCTTTTGCGTCGTTCCCTTGACCACCGCCGTACGACGATTGGGCGCCATGGGATTTTCGAGCCTGCGGAAGGAGGCCTACAGCGAGTCGGACGTGGAATTTTTCCGGCAGGTCGGGAAACAGGTCGCGGTGGCGGTCGATAACGTCCTGCACCATCAGGATCTGGCCCATGATCGGGATCGGCTGCGCCTGCTGCTGGAGGTCACGGAATCCATCGCGTTACACCATGACGCGGACCGCCTGCTGCACGATCTTGCGCAGCGGCTTCCCCGCATCGTGCCCTTCGACTACATCAACATCGTGCTGCATGATCCGGCAAAGAAAGTCATGCGCCTCCGATTGTTGGTCACGTCGATGCCCGCTACGATCAAACCGGGACTCGAATTGCCGATTGAGGAATCTCCCGGCGGTCTTGTCTGGAAAACGCAGCAACCCTTGACCGTGCCCGACGTTGCGCGCGAGGATCGCTTCCCCCAATTGATCACGATGCTCCGAGAGAACGGCGTGCAGTCGTTCTGCGCCGTGCCGCTGACCACTGCAAATCAACGCCTCGGCGCCTTGGGATTCGGCAGCCTGGAGCGCCGAACCTACGATTCATCCGAGATCGAATTCATGCACCAAGTCGCGAAGCAGGTGGCCATCGCCGTCGAGAACGCATTGAACTATGAACGCGCGCAGTCCACTCAATCGCAACTCACCCGTGAGCGCGACCATCAGCGGTTGCTGCTTGAAGTGAATAATGCCGTCATTACCCATCTGGACCTCAATGACTTGTTCACGGCCGTCAGCGAGTGCTTAAGAGAAGTGATTCAGCACGACGGGTCCAGTCTGTTGCTCTGCGATGAAGAGACAGGGAAGTGGCGCATTCATGTGTTGGATTTTCAGAGAAATGAAAGTTTCATCGAAGAAGGAACCATGGAGGAGAGTACGGAATCCCCGTCTTGTCTCGCCATTAACACCGGCAAAGCCGCGTTGTTTAGGGAGCGCGACCTGAAAGAGATGGCGATTTCTTCACCTTGCGCGCAAGATCTCCTTGATCGTGGAGTAAAATCGTTCTGCTCCCTGCCGCTCCTTGCGCACAAACGTACGCTCGGCGCATTGAACGTGGGGCGACGAGGGGATGACGGCTTTACATCGGAGGATGTCGAGTTGCTCAGTCAGGTCGCGCAACAAGTCGCCATCGCGGTCGAGAACGCCTTGGCCTATAAGCAAATTGCCCAGCTCAAGGATAAGCTAACGGAAGAAAAACTGTACCTTGAAGAAGAAATTCAGACGGACTACAACTTTGAAGAAATTGTCGGCGAAAGTCGAGCCCTCACGCATGTCCTCAAACAGGTCAAAACGGTCGCTCCCACCGATTCTACGGTCTTGATTCTGGGTGAAACAGGCAGCGGGAAAGAACTCGTCGCCCGAGCGCTCCACAATCTGAGCAACCGGCGGGAACGCACGTTCGTGAAATTGAATTGCGCCGCGATCCCGACCGGCCTCCTCGAAAGCGAATTATTCGGGCACGAAAAGGGAGCCTTTACCGGTGCGATTGCGACCAAGGTCGGCCGGTTTGAATTGGCCGACCGGGGCACGCTGTTCCTCGACGAAGTCGGAGAAATTCCCCTGGAACTCCAGGTCAAGCTCCTCAGGGTGCTGCAGGAGCAGGAATTCGAACGGCTGGGCGGCACCCGCACCATCCGCACGAATGTGCGGGTCGTCGCGGCCACGAATCGCGACCTCGCTCAAATGGTGGAAGAACAGAAGTTCCGCAGTGATCTCTATTACCGCCTCAAGGTCTTCCCGGTCACCGTCCCGCCGCTGCGGGAACGTCCGGATGACATTCCGTTGTTGGTCCGGCATTTCGCGCAGAAGTTCTCCCAACGGATGAAGAAACACGTCGAGACGATTCCATCCGAGGCCATGAAGGCGTTGCAAAATTATTCCTGGCCCGGCAACGTGCGCGAACTGGAGAACTTCGTCGAGCGCGCCGTCATTCTGACGCATGGATCGGATCTCTACGTCTCGCTGGCTGAATTAAAACAAACACCGAACCACGTGGAGCATTCCGGGGCCATCACCCTCGAACAGGCCGAGCGCGAGCATATTCTCAGAACCTTGCGCGAGTCGAGCTGGATCATCGGCGGAACTATGGGCGCCGCGGCAAAGCTCGGCATGAAACGGACTACCCTCCAATCCAAGATGCAGAAACTCGGGATTGCCCGCCCTCGCTGA
- a CDS encoding NAD-dependent epimerase/dehydratase, with the protein MKVFVAGSTGAIGRILVPQLVENGHEVIALVRNDRKAEPLLAIGAKIAVADALNKEELTAAIRRTNPEVIIHQLTALAHVGNFKKLDEEFVLTNRFRTEVTDTLLEAARLAGTHRFIAQSFCGWPFAREGGPVKTEQDPLDPNPPTSFAKTLAAIRYLEDTVQKTVDLQAFALRYGLFYGPGTGIAKDGPVINLVRKRMLPIVGNGAGIWSFIHVHDAASATVAAVSSGSPGIYNVVDNEPAPVTTWLPALADAIGAKPPYRVPVWLGKLAIGEGGVSMMTQIRGGSNAKAKRELGWEPTYQTWRRGFVEGLG; encoded by the coding sequence ATGAAAGTGTTTGTCGCAGGCAGTACTGGAGCCATCGGTAGGATTCTTGTGCCGCAACTGGTTGAGAATGGGCATGAGGTGATCGCGCTTGTCCGAAACGATCGAAAGGCCGAGCCCCTCCTGGCCATAGGTGCCAAGATTGCCGTGGCCGACGCGCTCAACAAGGAGGAATTGACGGCGGCCATTAGGAGGACGAACCCGGAAGTAATCATTCATCAGCTGACGGCCCTTGCTCATGTCGGCAACTTTAAGAAGCTTGACGAGGAGTTTGTGCTGACTAATCGCTTCCGTACCGAGGTCACGGACACTCTACTCGAAGCAGCGCGTCTAGCGGGAACACACCGGTTTATCGCGCAGAGCTTCTGCGGATGGCCGTTCGCGCGTGAAGGCGGACCGGTCAAGACGGAACAGGACCCGCTTGATCCGAACCCGCCCACGAGCTTCGCCAAAACCTTGGCGGCAATCCGGTACCTGGAAGATACGGTCCAAAAGACCGTGGACCTCCAAGCGTTTGCCTTGCGCTACGGACTCTTCTACGGACCCGGCACTGGGATTGCGAAAGATGGACCGGTTATCAACCTTGTCCGCAAACGGATGCTGCCGATCGTCGGCAACGGGGCCGGTATCTGGTCATTCATCCATGTTCACGACGCAGCGAGCGCAACGGTTGCCGCCGTTTCGAGCGGTAGTCCAGGAATCTATAATGTAGTGGACAACGAGCCGGCTCCAGTCACAACGTGGCTTCCTGCACTTGCCGACGCCATCGGGGCGAAGCCGCCCTATCGAGTGCCGGTGTGGCTTGGCAAACTGGCCATCGGCGAGGGCGGCGTATCGATGATGACCCAGATCCGTGGCGGATCGAACGCCAAGGCGAAACGTGAATTGGGATGGGAACCGACGTACCAGACCTGGCGGCGGGGTTTCGTCGAAGGGCTTGGCTAG
- a CDS encoding putative Co/Zn/Cd efflux system membrane fusion protein produces MNRRNWIGTVLLLAVVLSTGIGLVAWKYESIQDSATASANQPEPMESITVAVAREMDHRQTTTSIGTVLALRSVMLKNELAGTVREVRLTPGQIVEAGTLLVSLDVSVEEADLKAQEAQAALAKTVLNRRQNLNQELATTQEEIDRARADLDIAQAQIARTKAIIAKKTIRAPFRARVGIADVHPGQYLDEGTLLTTLQGVSDAVHVDFTVAQQVAAGLRDGEIVEVFAAGEVPAVKATIVALDARVDPTTRNAMVRARVDSTRDMLAPGASVRVRVPVGPLRKAVAIPVSALRKGPGGDQVFVIAPDQEQRARAHVRSVESGAMVGDQVVIHAGLDAGETVAASGSFKLREGVLVAIAAELHRTEAYAQPVGQN; encoded by the coding sequence ATGAATCGTCGTAACTGGATCGGAACCGTCTTGCTTCTTGCAGTGGTACTATCCACGGGCATCGGGTTGGTCGCCTGGAAGTACGAATCCATTCAAGACTCCGCCACGGCCTCTGCAAACCAACCGGAGCCGATGGAGTCTATTACCGTCGCCGTCGCACGCGAGATGGATCATCGCCAGACCACCACCTCTATCGGGACAGTTCTGGCCTTACGCTCGGTCATGCTGAAGAACGAACTTGCAGGGACTGTCCGTGAGGTCCGGCTCACGCCGGGTCAGATCGTGGAAGCCGGCACCTTACTGGTCTCGCTCGATGTTTCCGTCGAAGAGGCCGATCTCAAGGCACAAGAGGCCCAGGCGGCTCTTGCCAAAACGGTGCTCAATCGCCGACAGAACCTCAATCAGGAACTCGCGACGACTCAAGAGGAAATCGACCGGGCTCGCGCCGACTTGGATATTGCCCAGGCCCAGATCGCCCGTACCAAGGCGATCATCGCCAAAAAGACGATTCGTGCACCGTTCCGGGCACGTGTAGGTATCGCCGATGTTCACCCCGGTCAATACCTGGACGAAGGAACCTTGCTCACAACGCTGCAGGGCGTGAGCGACGCGGTGCATGTGGATTTCACAGTGGCACAACAAGTCGCAGCCGGCTTACGGGACGGGGAGATTGTGGAGGTGTTTGCGGCCGGCGAAGTTCCCGCCGTCAAAGCCACCATCGTCGCGCTCGATGCACGCGTAGATCCGACGACTCGCAATGCCATGGTGCGAGCACGGGTGGATAGTACGCGCGATATGCTGGCCCCCGGCGCATCCGTCCGGGTGCGTGTGCCGGTCGGGCCGCTTCGGAAAGCGGTCGCCATTCCAGTCAGTGCGTTACGCAAAGGACCGGGGGGCGATCAGGTGTTCGTCATCGCGCCGGATCAAGAACAGAGGGCGCGGGCGCATGTGCGATCCGTCGAAAGCGGCGCGATGGTCGGCGATCAGGTCGTGATCCACGCCGGACTCGACGCCGGCGAAACAGTCGCCGCGTCAGGGTCGTTCAAGTTGCGTGAAGGCGTGCTCGTCGCGATCGCAGCTGAACTCCACAGGACGGAGGCCTACGCACAACCTGTCGGCCAAAATTGA